The Blochmannia endosymbiont of Colobopsis nipponica genome has a segment encoding these proteins:
- a CDS encoding 5-formyltetrahydrofolate cyclo-ligase → MNKQLIRKILRKKFRNLRKKQTLQQQCMAEQKIIKYIINDPYIKKIKKIALFISFDGEIQTRLLIKKLLQKNKEIYLPIIQYSKISKYLIFSKYTYSTPLLINKFHIQEPEWDINTLIPVEEIDILFIPLVAFDKCGNRLGTGGGFYDRILAHWFHKQKFLPIGLAYDCQLSKKNIPIEPWDVSLPEIITPSRHWIW, encoded by the coding sequence ATGAATAAACAGCTAATACGTAAAATTCTAAGGAAAAAATTTCGTAATTTAAGAAAAAAACAAACATTGCAACAACAATGCATGGCGGAGCAAAAAATAATAAAATATATTATAAATGACCCTTATATTAAGAAAATAAAAAAAATTGCATTATTTATTTCTTTCGATGGTGAGATACAAACAAGATTGCTAATTAAAAAGTTGCTACAAAAGAATAAAGAAATATATTTACCAATAATTCAATACTCAAAAATATCTAAATATTTAATTTTTTCTAAATATACATACTCTACACCATTATTAATTAATAAATTTCATATACAAGAACCAGAATGGGATATCAATACACTAATTCCAGTAGAAGAAATCGATATTTTATTTATACCATTAGTAGCATTTGATAAATGTGGCAATAGGTTAGGTACAGGGGGCGGTTTTTATGATAGAATACTAGCACATTGGTTTCATAAACAAAAATTTCTTCCTATAGGCTTAGCTTATGATTGTCAATTAAGCAAAAAAAACATACCCATAGAACCATGGGATGTTTCCTTGCCAGAGATTATTACACCATCACGTCATTGGATATGGTAA
- the ygfZ gene encoding tRNA-modifying protein YgfZ, which yields MLLISDPYPSNIATPSYNLSLTIFFLKKWSLIKYTGNDVMQFLQGQLTYNVNQLKQKQYNFSAYCNPNGKVISNLCIFHLQTGIGCIQRMSICSKQIELMKKYSIFSRINISVDNEAIFLGIAGKGAQDILKPIFNTIPNNEKTVISYTETLLLYYNFPIDRFLIITNEKIKNDLLKKISNIKINFSDDNQWDLLDIEAKYPIIDYKVSELFLPQETNIQSFDAISFNKGCYIGQEIIMKTQLKNIKKRELHTLYGKTNHVSIPGEKLEYKTKKNNHWSIAGTILASCQLKNGITWIQAILNKSSRHEATKFRIYNSKQSK from the coding sequence ATGTTATTAATTAGTGACCCTTATCCATCAAATATAGCAACACCATCTTATAATTTATCTTTAACCATTTTCTTTTTAAAAAAATGGTCATTAATTAAATACACTGGAAATGACGTAATGCAATTTCTACAAGGACAACTTACTTATAATGTTAATCAACTAAAACAGAAACAATATAATTTTTCAGCATATTGTAATCCAAACGGTAAAGTAATAAGCAACCTATGCATCTTTCATTTACAAACAGGTATAGGATGTATTCAAAGAATGAGTATTTGTTCTAAACAAATAGAATTAATGAAAAAATACTCAATATTCTCCAGAATAAATATTAGCGTTGATAATGAAGCTATATTTTTGGGAATTGCAGGGAAAGGAGCACAAGATATATTAAAACCAATTTTCAATACTATACCAAACAACGAAAAAACAGTTATATCCTATACAGAAACATTATTACTATATTATAATTTTCCTATAGATAGGTTTTTAATAATTACTAATGAAAAAATCAAAAATGATTTATTAAAAAAAATAAGCAATATAAAAATTAACTTTAGTGATGATAATCAATGGGATTTACTCGATATTGAAGCAAAATATCCAATAATCGACTATAAAGTTAGTGAATTGTTTCTTCCACAAGAAACCAATATTCAGTCATTTGATGCTATTAGCTTTAATAAAGGATGTTATATCGGACAAGAAATAATTATGAAAACACAATTGAAAAACATCAAAAAACGAGAGCTACATACATTATATGGAAAAACAAACCACGTATCAATTCCAGGGGAAAAATTAGAATATAAAACAAAGAAAAATAATCATTGGTCAATAGCTGGTACGATATTAGCTTCTTGCCAATTAAAAAATGGAATTACATGGATACAAGCTATATTAAATAAATCCTCGAGACACGAAGCAACTAAATTTAGAATTTATAATTCAAAACAATCAAAATGA
- the lgt gene encoding prolipoprotein diacylglyceryl transferase → MIVNYLIFPKIEPIIFNIGPVSFYWYGFMYFIAFLFSSWFLYRRANEFNSFWTKKEIENLLFLCFLGILLGGRVGYVIFYAWDFFSEDVLFLFRIWEGGMSFHGGLIGVVIALFYFSYFNYTRHTFFQVSDFIVPVVPFGLGIGRLGNFINGELWGRVTDAIPWAVLFPSARDQDILTALTNPKWYSLFEQYGMLPRHPSQLYEMFLEGILLFVIFNYLPKRLYLPGTISGLFLLFYGIVRILAECFRQPDPHLGLFKELFSMGQILSFPMVIIGIVLIILSYYQYIK, encoded by the coding sequence ATGATAGTCAATTATTTAATATTTCCCAAGATTGAACCTATAATTTTTAATATAGGACCTGTGTCTTTTTATTGGTATGGTTTTATGTATTTTATTGCTTTTTTATTTTCATCATGGTTTTTATATCGTCGCGCTAATGAATTTAATAGTTTTTGGACTAAAAAAGAAATTGAGAATTTATTGTTTTTATGTTTTTTAGGTATATTATTAGGCGGTCGTGTTGGGTATGTCATATTTTATGCTTGGGATTTTTTTTCTGAAGATGTATTGTTTTTATTTAGGATTTGGGAAGGAGGAATGTCTTTCCATGGTGGTTTAATAGGTGTAGTTATTGCGCTTTTTTATTTTTCATATTTTAATTATACCAGGCATACTTTTTTTCAAGTTTCTGATTTTATTGTTCCAGTAGTTCCTTTTGGTTTAGGTATTGGAAGATTAGGTAATTTTATTAATGGTGAATTATGGGGTAGAGTTACTGATGCTATACCTTGGGCTGTGTTATTTCCAAGTGCTAGAGATCAAGATATTTTAACCGCATTAACTAATCCAAAATGGTATTCCTTGTTTGAACAATACGGCATGTTACCTAGACATCCTTCTCAATTATATGAAATGTTTTTAGAAGGAATTTTATTATTTGTTATTTTTAATTATTTACCTAAAAGATTATACTTACCTGGAACTATTTCTGGATTGTTTTTATTATTTTATGGAATTGTTCGTATTTTAGCAGAGTGTTTTCGTCAACCTGATCCTCATTTAGGTTTATTTAAAGAATTATTTAGTATGGGTCAAATTTTATCATTTCCGATGGTTATAATTGGCATTGTATTAATTATTTTATCTTATTATCAATATATTAAATGA
- the ubiH gene encoding 2-octaprenyl-6-methoxyphenyl hydroxylase gives MSVVIYGGGISGIFLALMLSKLTEGRLKIDLISSHVFEEGKIHPSFDSRVVALTWGTCRALVAMGIWSVLSPHVTIIKKIEISSYLQCCNKIIITANDYRLSCLGYVVELNKLGINLFKLLNDSLSIRLHCPVTLKKIQRTKNMNLVVLDNGCEISARLLVAADGSPSSLGAMCNINWNIYDYQQIAVTSNITTTYPHYHSAFEKFTKYGLLALLPITHNRSGLIWCCSSKWRKEISSWTIPQFCHVLQDILGYHLGHVIGASQYSFYSLYSCIVERHISHRLALVGNAAQTLHPFAGQNLNVGFRDVISLAKILAKANSSGKDIGDYSVLFEYQESRQLDQKITANCIDLMVRLFSSKHYSLIISRNLGFFVLSHSVFLRSLLVKYLFSWIIR, from the coding sequence ATGTCAGTGGTTATTTATGGTGGTGGTATTTCTGGTATTTTTTTAGCGTTAATGTTATCTAAGTTAACAGAAGGTAGATTAAAAATTGATTTGATTTCCTCTCATGTATTTGAAGAAGGTAAAATTCATCCAAGCTTTGATTCACGCGTTGTTGCATTAACTTGGGGCACCTGTCGTGCATTAGTTGCAATGGGAATATGGTCCGTTTTATCACCTCATGTTACGATTATAAAAAAAATAGAAATTAGTAGTTATTTACAATGTTGTAATAAAATTATCATTACGGCTAATGATTATAGATTGTCGTGTTTGGGATATGTAGTTGAATTGAATAAATTAGGAATTAATTTATTTAAATTGCTCAATGATTCTTTGAGTATTAGATTACATTGCCCAGTTACTTTAAAAAAAATACAACGTACAAAAAATATGAATTTAGTTGTACTTGATAATGGTTGTGAAATTAGTGCTCGGTTATTGGTAGCGGCAGATGGATCCCCTTCATCCTTGGGTGCTATGTGTAATATTAATTGGAACATATATGATTACCAACAAATTGCGGTAACTAGTAATATTACTACTACATACCCGCATTATCACAGTGCTTTTGAAAAATTTACCAAATATGGGTTGTTAGCATTGTTGCCAATTACCCATAATCGTAGTGGGTTGATATGGTGTTGTTCATCAAAATGGAGAAAAGAAATTTCTTCCTGGACTATTCCACAATTTTGTCATGTTTTACAAGATATTTTAGGATATCATTTAGGTCATGTAATTGGCGCCAGTCAATATAGCTTTTATTCTTTATATTCATGTATTGTTGAACGACATATTTCTCATAGATTAGCATTAGTAGGAAATGCAGCGCAAACTTTGCATCCTTTTGCTGGACAAAATTTAAATGTTGGATTTCGTGATGTTATATCTTTAGCTAAAATATTAGCTAAAGCAAATTCAAGTGGTAAAGATATTGGGGATTATTCAGTATTATTTGAATATCAGGAAAGTAGACAATTAGATCAAAAGATAACAGCAAATTGTATCGATTTAATGGTTCGTTTATTTAGTAGTAAACATTATTCATTAATAATAAGTAGAAATCTAGGGTTTTTTGTTTTGTCACATAGTGTATTTTTACGTAGTCTTTTAGTTAAATATCTTTTTTCATGGATTATACGTTAG
- the rpiA gene encoding ribose-5-phosphate isomerase RpiA gives MIINEFKRLVGWAALNYVQDGGIVGVGSGSTVAYFIEALATVKNFIKGAISSSDFSSIKLKQLGIPLFDLNDIDSLDVYVDSADEINRHMQMIKGGGGALTREKIIAAVARKFVCIIDIRKQVDILGKKFPLPVEVIPMGRSLVSRELRCLGGQPKYRCGTVTDNGNNILDVYNLKIFDAVSLEEKINNIPGVVTVGMFARRGADVVLVGSEQGVQIIE, from the coding sequence ATGATAATAAATGAGTTTAAAAGATTAGTTGGTTGGGCTGCATTGAATTATGTTCAAGATGGAGGTATAGTAGGCGTGGGGAGTGGCTCCACTGTTGCATATTTCATTGAGGCTTTGGCTACTGTTAAAAATTTTATTAAAGGAGCAATTTCTAGTTCTGATTTTTCGTCAATTAAATTAAAGCAATTAGGAATTCCTTTATTTGATTTAAATGACATAGATTCATTGGATGTTTATGTAGATAGTGCTGACGAGATTAATAGACATATGCAGATGATTAAAGGTGGTGGTGGGGCTTTAACTAGAGAAAAAATAATTGCCGCTGTAGCGCGTAAATTTGTTTGTATTATAGATATAAGAAAGCAAGTGGATATTTTAGGTAAGAAATTTCCATTACCAGTAGAAGTTATTCCGATGGGTCGTTCTTTGGTATCTCGTGAGTTAAGATGTTTGGGTGGTCAACCTAAATATCGTTGTGGTACAGTAACAGATAATGGTAATAATATATTAGATGTTTATAATTTAAAAATTTTTGATGCTGTTTCATTGGAAGAGAAAATTAATAATATTCCTGGAGTAGTAACGGTGGGAATGTTTGCACGTCGTGGCGCAGATGTTGTATTAGTTGGTAGTGAACAAGGAGTACAAATAATTGAATGA
- the fbaA gene encoding class II fructose-bisphosphate aldolase, whose protein sequence is MSRVFDFVGPGVVTGDDVQKIFAFAKENSFAIPAINCISMDSINAALETAAKVRSPIIIQFSNGGSAFMAGEGLNLKNQTAAVLGAVTGALHVHYVSSYYEVPVILHTDHCTKNKLSWINGLLDANEKHLFMTGKTLFSSHMLDLSGESLEENLRISVDYFIRMTKLNLTLEIELGCTGGEEDGVDNIHIDQNKLYTSPEDVAYAYDKLHVVSPRFIIAASFGNVHGVYKSGNVKLKPEILDFSQKYISTQFNVPKNHLNLVFHGGSGSTLEEIHQAINYGVVKMNVDTDLQWAAWEGVLKYYKKNKFFLHSQLGNPKGVNLPNKKFYDPRIWMRASQLSVINRLELIFQSLNAVNIL, encoded by the coding sequence ATGTCTAGGGTTTTTGATTTTGTAGGTCCTGGTGTTGTTACAGGTGATGATGTTCAAAAGATTTTTGCTTTTGCTAAAGAAAATTCTTTTGCTATACCTGCAATTAATTGTATAAGCATGGATTCTATTAATGCTGCATTAGAGACTGCAGCTAAAGTTAGATCTCCTATTATTATACAATTTTCGAATGGTGGATCTGCCTTTATGGCTGGTGAGGGTTTAAATTTAAAAAATCAAACTGCTGCTGTACTTGGTGCTGTCACTGGCGCCTTACATGTTCATTATGTATCTAGTTATTATGAAGTTCCTGTCATTTTACATACGGATCACTGTACTAAGAATAAATTATCTTGGATAAATGGTTTGTTAGATGCAAATGAAAAACACTTATTTATGACTGGTAAAACTTTGTTTTCTTCCCATATGCTTGATTTATCTGGAGAGTCTTTAGAAGAGAATTTGAGAATTAGTGTAGATTATTTTATTCGTATGACCAAATTAAATCTTACTTTAGAAATAGAATTAGGTTGCACTGGAGGGGAAGAGGATGGAGTAGATAATATCCATATAGATCAGAATAAGTTGTATACTAGTCCAGAAGATGTTGCTTATGCATATGATAAGTTACATGTAGTTAGTCCTAGGTTTATTATTGCAGCATCTTTTGGCAATGTACATGGTGTATATAAATCTGGTAATGTAAAATTAAAACCGGAAATTCTCGATTTTTCACAAAAATATATTTCTACTCAATTTAATGTACCTAAAAATCATTTAAATTTAGTTTTTCACGGTGGTTCTGGATCTACACTAGAAGAAATTCATCAAGCGATTAATTATGGTGTTGTAAAAATGAATGTTGATACTGATCTACAATGGGCTGCTTGGGAAGGTGTTTTAAAGTATTATAAGAAAAACAAATTTTTTTTACATAGTCAATTAGGCAATCCCAAAGGTGTTAATTTGCCGAATAAAAAATTTTATGATCCACGTATTTGGATGCGTGCCTCACAATTGTCAGTGATAAACCGTTTAGAATTAATTTTTCAAAGTTTGAATGCTGTTAATATTTTATAG
- the prfB gene encoding peptide chain release factor 2 (programmed frameshift) produces the protein MLAASIIKKSIEDFSNKIRVLKEHFDYKSKNKRLDQIICELAKSNVWSNFEKIKYLSKERSHLERIIKDFNKITENLEDLTELFECSLEDNDKELYSEIEMELLNLEKNFFQLEVQSIFSHKKDNFDCYMDIQAGSGGIDAQDWVSILLRMYLRWVDMKRFKSEIIEESVGEIAGMKSVTLKISGDYAYGWLRTETGIHRLVRKSPFDSSGRRHTSFSSVFVYPSINNDIIDVKLNPADLRFDVYRSSGAGGQHVNKTESAVRLIHIPTNITVQCQNNRSQHKNKEHAMKQLRAKLYKFMLQKKNLEKKELENSKSTIGWGNQIRSYVLDSSRIRDLRTNVEICDVKSVLNGDIDKFIEASIKAGL, from the exons ATGTTAGCAGCCAGTATAATAAAGAAATCTATTGAAGATTTTTCAAACAAAATAAGAGTATTAAAGGAGCATTTC GACTACAAGTCTAAAAATAAGCGTCTTGATCAAATTATCTGCGAGCTTGCGAAATCTAATGTATGGAGTAATTTTGAAAAAATAAAATATTTAAGTAAAGAACGTTCTCATTTAGAAAGAATTATTAAAGATTTTAATAAAATAACAGAAAATTTAGAAGATTTAACTGAACTGTTTGAATGTTCTTTAGAAGATAATGATAAAGAACTATATTCTGAAATTGAAATGGAATTGCTTAATTTAGAAAAAAATTTTTTTCAATTGGAAGTACAAAGTATATTTTCTCATAAAAAAGATAATTTTGATTGTTACATGGATATTCAAGCTGGTTCAGGAGGAATAGATGCTCAAGATTGGGTTTCTATTTTGTTGCGAATGTATTTACGTTGGGTAGACATGAAAAGATTTAAAAGTGAAATTATTGAAGAGTCTGTAGGAGAGATAGCTGGCATGAAATCAGTGACTCTTAAGATAAGTGGTGATTATGCATATGGTTGGTTACGTACTGAAACTGGGATACATCGATTAGTACGAAAAAGTCCATTTGATTCTAGTGGCCGAAGACATACCTCGTTTAGTTCGGTTTTTGTATATCCAAGTATTAATAATGATATAATAGATGTTAAATTAAATCCTGCTGACTTACGTTTTGATGTTTATCGTTCATCTGGAGCTGGAGGACAACATGTCAATAAAACAGAGTCTGCAGTGCGTCTTATTCATATTCCTACGAACATTACTGTGCAATGTCAAAATAATCGTTCACAGCATAAGAATAAAGAACATGCAATGAAACAACTTCGAGCTAAATTATATAAATTTATGTTGCAGAAAAAGAATTTAGAAAAAAAAGAATTAGAAAATAGTAAATCTACAATAGGGTGGGGTAATCAAATTCGTTCTTATGTTTTAGATAGTTCAAGGATTAGAGATTTACGTACTAATGTTGAAATATGTGATGTTAAGTCAGTATTAAATGGTGATATAGATAAGTTTATCGAAGCTAGTATTAAGGCGGGGTTATAA
- the zapA gene encoding cell division protein ZapA, with product MSLQPIEIQLCGRTLKVNCPIHQKVALSKAVDNINNRLNTLKERSKVTNTEHLAFITALNICYELEEEKNKTKAYANNMEKHIRLLQKTIEQLLIEHHSITEQTNTFDLNNNIV from the coding sequence ATGTCTTTACAACCGATAGAAATTCAGCTCTGTGGACGCACATTAAAAGTTAATTGTCCTATTCATCAAAAAGTTGCTTTATCTAAAGCCGTTGATAATATCAACAATCGTCTGAATACCCTTAAAGAACGCAGCAAAGTAACTAATACTGAACATTTAGCATTTATCACAGCATTAAACATATGCTATGAACTAGAAGAAGAAAAAAATAAAACAAAAGCTTATGCTAATAACATGGAAAAACATATTCGTTTGCTTCAAAAAACAATAGAACAATTGTTAATTGAACACCATTCCATAACTGAACAAACCAACACATTTGATTTAAATAACAATATAGTATAA
- the lysA gene encoding diaminopimelate decarboxylase, with amino-acid sequence MPRDIYNTKSALNASNLKFIYQKYNGPVWVYEAETIINQIKQLQQFDVVRFAQKACSNLHILRLMKCHGVKIDSVSLGEIERALLAGFQSGYGADEIVFTADMFELSTLSKVLEYKITVNIGSIDMLIQLGSYSPGHKIWLRINPGFGHGHNYKTNTGGKDSKHGIWYKDLPQAVEYVKYYNFKLIGFHMHIGSGVNYRYLSEVCDAMVQQTLICDQDFMSISAGGGISVPYRFEDKNIDIQHYFSLWDNARQRISQYLKHPISLEIEPGRFIVAEAGVLVSQVRAVKFVDHRYFVLVDVGFNDFVRPVMYGSYHHVSLLPVDNRDIFSGPFYNTVIGGPICESGDLFTQDSDGKIISRQLPLAKVGDYLIFHDTGAYGSSMSSNYNSRPLLPEVLLERGEIRQIRRKQLFQELFILEQ; translated from the coding sequence ATGCCACGTGATATCTATAATACTAAAAGTGCTTTAAATGCTTCAAATTTAAAATTTATATATCAAAAATATAACGGTCCAGTTTGGGTATATGAAGCAGAAACAATAATTAATCAAATTAAGCAATTGCAACAGTTTGATGTTGTTAGATTTGCTCAAAAAGCTTGTTCTAATTTACATATTTTACGTTTAATGAAATGTCATGGCGTCAAAATAGATTCGGTTTCATTAGGTGAAATTGAACGTGCTTTATTAGCTGGTTTTCAATCTGGATATGGTGCTGATGAAATTGTTTTTACTGCAGATATGTTTGAATTATCAACTTTATCTAAGGTACTTGAATATAAAATTACTGTTAATATTGGTTCCATAGATATGTTAATTCAACTTGGAAGTTATTCTCCAGGTCATAAGATATGGTTGCGGATCAATCCAGGCTTCGGACATGGGCATAATTATAAAACAAATACTGGAGGAAAGGATAGTAAGCATGGTATTTGGTATAAAGATTTACCTCAGGCCGTTGAATATGTTAAATATTATAATTTTAAATTGATTGGATTTCATATGCATATTGGTTCTGGTGTAAATTATAGATATTTATCAGAAGTTTGCGATGCTATGGTGCAGCAAACGTTAATTTGTGATCAAGATTTTATGTCGATTTCTGCTGGTGGAGGTATTTCTGTGCCTTATAGGTTTGAGGATAAGAACATAGATATTCAACATTATTTCAGTTTATGGGATAATGCTCGTCAGCGTATTAGTCAATATTTAAAGCATCCTATTTCTTTAGAAATAGAGCCTGGGAGATTTATTGTAGCAGAAGCTGGTGTTTTAGTATCTCAGGTTAGGGCGGTTAAATTTGTTGATCATCGTTATTTCGTGTTAGTTGATGTGGGATTTAATGACTTTGTTCGTCCAGTTATGTATGGCAGTTATCATCATGTTTCGTTGTTACCAGTAGATAATCGTGATATTTTTTCAGGACCTTTTTATAATACTGTAATAGGCGGTCCGATATGTGAATCGGGAGATCTTTTTACTCAAGATTCTGACGGGAAAATTATATCACGTCAATTACCTTTAGCTAAAGTAGGAGATTATTTAATTTTTCATGATACAGGTGCTTATGGTTCTTCAATGTCTTCTAATTATAATAGTCGTCCATTGTTGCCTGAAGTATTGTTAGAGCGTGGAGAAATACGACAGATACGCAGAAAACAGTTATTTCAGGAGTTATTTATTTTAGAGCAATAA
- the lysS gene encoding lysine--tRNA ligase: protein MHLKQELFCNTDIHDEIFLRKSKLNKLREEGIAFPNDFRRDLISSQLHEQHGNKDNEELISLDIRVSVAGRMMSRRLMGKASFVTLQDMGGCIQLYVVCNKLPIGIYEKQFKKWDLGDILGATGTLFKTRTGELSICCDVIRLLTKAVRPLPNKFHGLVDQEIKYRRRYLDLIANKKSRKVFEYRSLILAEIRRFMTDSGFMEVETPMIQNIPGGASARPFITTHNALNIDLFLRISPELYLKQLIIGGFEKVFEINRNFRNEGLSCFHNPEFTMMEFYIAYVDYQYLILFIEKLFYTIAHRILGTSIVRYGDWIFDFNKPFIQMTMKEAIYFYNPEIRSKDIDNVVVIASIACSLGVKINPKWSAGRIQASIFEKVVVRNLIQPTFITSYPVEISPLARRKDDNYLLTDRFELFFGGHEIGNGFSELNDADDQRLRFCQQMYDNQNNQSKFVNNYDKDYITALEYGLPPTAGVGIGIDRLVMLFTNTHSIRDVILFPVMRPSNP, encoded by the coding sequence ATGCATCTAAAGCAAGAGTTATTTTGTAACACGGATATTCATGATGAAATATTTTTGCGCAAAAGCAAACTTAATAAATTACGAGAAGAAGGTATTGCTTTTCCTAATGATTTCCGTCGTGATTTAATTTCTAGTCAATTACATGAACAACATGGCAATAAGGATAACGAAGAATTGATAAGTTTAGATATTAGAGTGAGTGTTGCTGGTCGCATGATGAGTAGGCGTCTTATGGGAAAAGCATCTTTTGTAACTTTGCAGGACATGGGCGGTTGTATTCAATTGTATGTTGTATGTAATAAATTACCTATAGGTATTTATGAAAAACAATTTAAAAAATGGGATTTAGGTGATATCTTAGGTGCTACTGGAACATTATTTAAAACTCGTACTGGAGAATTGTCAATTTGTTGTGATGTAATTCGTTTGTTGACTAAGGCAGTCCGTCCTTTACCGAATAAATTTCATGGTTTAGTGGATCAAGAAATTAAATATCGTCGAAGATATTTAGATTTAATTGCTAATAAAAAATCTAGAAAGGTTTTTGAATATCGTTCTTTAATTTTAGCAGAAATTAGGCGATTCATGACAGATAGTGGTTTTATGGAGGTAGAAACTCCCATGATACAGAATATTCCAGGAGGAGCTTCTGCACGTCCATTTATCACCACTCACAATGCATTGAATATAGATTTATTTTTGCGTATTTCTCCAGAGTTATATTTAAAGCAATTGATAATTGGTGGCTTTGAAAAAGTATTTGAAATTAATCGTAATTTTCGTAATGAGGGATTGTCATGTTTTCATAATCCTGAATTTACTATGATGGAATTTTATATAGCATATGTGGATTATCAGTATTTAATTTTATTCATTGAAAAATTATTTTATACTATTGCTCACCGAATTTTAGGTACTAGTATAGTGAGATATGGAGATTGGATTTTTGATTTTAATAAACCGTTTATTCAAATGACTATGAAAGAAGCTATTTATTTTTATAATCCGGAAATTAGATCTAAAGACATAGATAATGTTGTGGTTATTGCCTCTATTGCTTGTTCTCTTGGTGTAAAAATTAATCCTAAATGGAGTGCTGGGCGTATACAAGCAAGTATATTTGAAAAAGTGGTAGTACGTAATTTGATACAACCTACTTTTATTACATCCTATCCGGTAGAAATATCTCCTTTAGCACGGCGTAAAGATGATAATTATTTATTAACGGATCGTTTTGAACTTTTCTTTGGAGGTCATGAGATAGGTAATGGATTTTCAGAATTGAATGATGCAGATGATCAAAGATTGCGTTTTTGTCAACAAATGTATGATAATCAAAATAATCAGAGTAAGTTTGTAAATAATTATGATAAAGATTATATTACTGCATTAGAATATGGATTGCCACCTACTGCTGGTGTTGGGATAGGTATTGATCGATTGGTAATGTTATTTACAAACACTCATAGCATTCGTGATGTTATTTTATTTCCAGTGATGCGTCCATCAAATCCATAA